CTCAAGTTAAAGAATTTCAAGAACTCCCAATTTACCCTTCTGTCACCCGCGACTTAGCAATCATCACAAGCCAGGGCATAATGTATTCTGATATTGCCGAAGTTATAAATACCATTAGTCCACTCATTATTCAAGTTGACCTTTTTGATGTGTATACTGGCAAAAATATTGGTGAGAATAAACGATCTCTTGCTTTTCATATCATCTTCCGCGCTCCAGACAGAACACTAGAATCCAAAGAAGTGGATAAGATTTTTGAGCAGGTCGTGAAGAGGTTGGAGCAGAAATTTGGGGCGAAAATAAGAGATTAGTCATTAGGGATGAGTCATGAGTCATTAGGGTTTTTCCAAAAAGAAAAAAGCAGGTGCTTGTTTAAATTCAAGCCCTGCTTTAAAGTTAGACGACATATTATATACTGCGATTCAAGAACTCTCCAAACTTTTTGGCTTCAGATTTCAAACCCTCTATTAGGCCGTCTGCCAGTCCGATATGATAAGCCCTATTCATTTCTCGTTGGAACATTTTCTCCCAACTTGTTATAACATCAGGTATCTCAACTTCTACTTCTTTCTTGCAATCTCCATCGCCAAGAGTGACTGTGAATTTCATGATTTTTCCCTCCTTTTTTGAGTTGTTTATGAAGGACAGTTACTCCTCCAGAATCACGATTTTTTTCACCTTATCACACCCCTTTTCCCTTGTCAACCATTAAAATTTTTGCTAAAATATAGATAGGTCAAAAGCCCATCTTTTTTAGTTAATAAATTAATAAACGCAATAAATTAATAAATTGTTAAGATGACAGATGTTAAATGATAAATGGATAAATTTTAAGCACACCTATGTCAAACAAAGCTAAAACGCCAGAATACTCCGCCAAACAAATCACCGTGCTTGAGGGTCTAGAGCCGGTTCGCAAGCGTCCAGCCATGTATATTGGCAACACCGCCAAAGAAGGCCTTCATCACCTTGTTTGGGAGGTTGTTGATAATGGCATTGATGAAGCCATGGCTGGTTTTTGTACTGAAATCGTGGTTACTCTATTGCCAGATTCCACGGTGCAGGTAACAGACAATGGTCGCGGTATTCCCGTTGATATTCATAAACAAACCAAAGTTTCGGCCCTGGAAGTTGTCATGACAAAACTTCATGCGGGTGGTAAATTTGGCCAGGGCGGTTATAAAGTTTCCGGTGGTTTACATGGCGTAGGCGTGAGCGTGGTTAATGCTTTAAGCGAATATATGCGGGCCGAGGTGAGGCGGGACGGCAAACTATACGCGCAAGAATACAGATACGGCAAACCACTAAAAAAAGTTAAAGCTGTTGGCAAAGCCAGGGGCACCGGCACAACTATTATTTTTAAACCTGATTCAAAGACTTTTTCGGTTTTAGAATTTGATTTTAGTTGTATTCTAGACCATCTTCGCCAGCAGGCATATCTTACCAAGGGCGTAAAAATCATCATTAATGATGAGCGCAGTGATGATGAGAAATCTTATACTTTTTATTTTGAGGGCGGCATTGCTTCTTATGCCCGCCATATTAACCGCAACAACGAACCAAAACATGATAATATTTTTTACATTGACAAAGAGCAGGATGATGTTCGGGTGGAAATCGCCCTTCAGTACGTCAATGAATATAAAGAATCTACTTTTTCATTTGCTAATAATATTTTTACCACTGAAGGCGGCATGCACTTAATTGGTTTTCGCACCGCTTTAACCCGGGTTTTGAATGCTTATGCCCGGCGGCAGGGGATTTTGAAAGAGAAAGATGAGAATTTGAGCGGTGATGATGTCCGCGAGGGATTGACCGCGGTGATTAGCGTTAAAGTTAAAGAGCCGCAGTTTGAAGGCCAGACCAAAGCTAAGCTAGGCAATGCCGAGGTTAAGCCGATTGTGGAAAATATTTTTGCTGACAGTTTTAATTTCTTTTTAGAAGAGCATCCCCGGGATGCCGAAGCAATTATTGGTAAAGCTCTGCTGGCGGCTCAAGCGCGCCGGGCCGCTCGTGCCGCTCGGGATTCGGTTTTACGCAAGGGCGCCCTGGAGGGATTTGCCCTGCCTGGCAAATTAGCAGATTGTTCCAGTAAAGATGCTGCTAAATCAGAGTTGTATATTGTTGAGGGTGATTCGGCTGGAGGGTGTTTCGACGGTGATATAAGGGTTGCTTTAATGGATGGTAGGATACTTAGCTTCAAGGAGCTTGTAGCCGAAAATAAAAAAGGCAAGAGGAATTATTGCTACACAATTAATAATAGTGGGACGATTGGAGTTGGCCTAATCAAAAACCCCAGAAGAACTAAGAAAAATGTTAAAGTCATCAAAGTGATTCTCGACAATGATGAAGAGGTTGTTTGTACTCCATATCATAAGTTCATGTTAAGAGACGGTAGTTATATCGAAGCCCAAAACTTGAGAACTGATATGAGTTTGATGCCTTTGCGAAGGAAGTTGTCTAAAATAGAGCACCGGATAACTATTGAGGGTTATGAAATGATTTATGAACCCAAAAGACATCAATGGGTGTTTACTCATGTGCTTTCAGATAGGTATAATTTAGAAAATAAAAAATACAGTGAATCCTTAGGCGATTGTAAGCATCATCTTAATTTTAATAAATTAAATAACAATCCAGAAAATATCATCAGGATGACCAAGAAAGAACACATGGATTTGCATGCTAAAATGGTTGAGAAAACTATCCTTCGTGAAGACATCAAAGAAAAGTGCCGAAAAATTCATCAAACTGCAGAGTACCAAGCCAAGATAAGCAAAATAATGTCCACTCCAGAAATGCGGGAAATGTTATCCAAAAGAGCCAAAAAACAATGGGAGAATGAAGATTACAAAAGATATATGATTCAAAAGTTTCTTGAATTTTACAACAGCAATCAAGAATACCGAGAAAAATCACAAGCCATACTAAACCAAGCTCAAAAAGAACATTGGTCAAGACCAGAAAATAGAAAAATACAGGCCCGAAGAGTAGAAAAATATTTTAATGAGCACCCAGAAGTTAAAGAGAAATTTAGCGCAATAGCGAAAAAACAATGGGATAACCCCAACTTGAGAAAGTGGAGAAGCGGGAAAACTAAAGAACAATGGACCTCAGATTTTAGGGCGAGAAGAAAAAAAGCGTATAATAAAATATATTTTGAGCACTCTATAGCTTTTATGAAAGGAGTTTTAGAAAGTCGGGGGGGCTTAGAGAAATATGATCAGGAAAGAACTAAAAAAGGGGACACTAACTTGCTTAAAAAGGAAACTTTCATGGAAAGATTTTTTGATGGCGATGAAAATACAATGCTTGAGGCAGTTGAAAATTATAACCACAAAATAAAAAGGATTGTTCGACTCAAGAAAAAAATAGATGTTTATGATTTAGAAGTAGAAGGTACTCATAATTTTGCGCTATCTTCAGGAGTGTTTGTTCATAATTCGGCCAAGCAAGCCCGTAATCGGAATTTCCAAGCCATCCTGCCTTTGCGGGGAAAAATTCTTAATGTAGAGCGGGCTCGGCTGGATAAGATGTTAGCCAATAATGAGATTAAATCTCTTATCATTGCCATGGGCACTAATATTGGCGAGCAGTTTGATATTTCTAAACTACGTTATGAAAAAGTTATTATTATGACTGATGCGGACGTTGATGGCTCGCACATCAGCACTTTGCTTTTGACCTTTTTCTATCGCTATTTCCCGGAAATCATTACCAAAGGCCACTTGTATCTGGCTCAACCCCCGTTGTACCGGGCGCAGGTTGGTAGAGATGTTCGCTGGGTGTATAGTGATGCGGAGCTAGAAAAGGTACAGAAGGAAATGTTGGCTGGACGCACAAAATCAAGAAATCCTTCGGCACGGCTCAGGACAGGTCAAAAAATCAACCCTTCGGCGACTCGACTTGAGCTCGCCGACAAGTCAAGCTCAGGGCAGGGAAAATCAAGCGGTGAAGAAGTAACTCAAGGCGAATATACGACTTCTGTTTCTATTCAACGTTACAAAGGCCTTGGTGAAATGAATCCCTCTCAACTTTGGGATACAACAATGGATCCGGAATTTCGGGCGATGAAGCAGGTGACAGTTGAGGACGTGGAAAAAGCTGATGAAGTTTTTGAGACCTTAATGGGCTCCGAAGTCGGCCCGCGCAAGCGGTTTATCCAAACGCACGCTAAAAGTGTGAGGAATTTGGATATTTGACTTATCCACACCACACTTGACAAGTTTCAGATATCTGCTATTATGTAGATAAGAGCCCGGGGAAGGGGCTTTTTAAAATCGGGGCGTAATCCTAATCTACGAATGCTACAAATAAATTCGTAGCATTTGTAGAATTCGTAGATTTGGATATCATTCGTAGATTTGGATTATGTTTTTAATACTTTATAAAATATGAAAGGCATCTCATCCCTAATAGAGTATATTAAAGATTCCAAGACAGAATTAAAAAAAGTCACTTGGCCAACCAGACAAGAGACCATCAAGCACACCCTAATGGTCATTGGCGTCAGTCTGGGCGTGGCCGCGTTTTTGGGAATTGTAGATTACATTCTCTCTACTATTTTTGAAAGTTTTGTATTGAAATAAAAATAATAAATCAATAAATTAATAAAAAAGACGACAGATGAAAATATGGATATATGAATATATAATAAATTATGCCTAAACAAGTTTTACAAGAAGGCCGTCGCTGGTACATTCTCCATACTTATTCTGGCTATGAAGAGAATGTTTCTTATAATCTCCACCAGAGAATCGAGTCAATGGACATGGAGGATAAAATTTTTGATATTTTAGTACCAACTGAAAGACGAATAAAAATTAAAAACGGGAAAAGGCGAGTGGTTGAAGAAAAGATTTTCCCAGGTTATGTATTGGTAGAAATGATAGTTACTGATGACTCTTGGTATGTGGTGCGCAATACTCCTAATGTTACGGGTTTTGTTGGTTCTGGCACTACGCCGACTCCTGTTTCGGAAGTTGAAATCAAAGCTATTCAGAAACGAATGGGTGTTGAAGAGCCAAAATATAAGATTGATGTTTCCCCTGGCTCGCCAGTGAAAATTATAGACGGACCGTTTAAAACTTTTGAAGGCAAGGTTTCCAATATTGATGAAGCTCGCGGCAAGGTGAAAGTGCTGGTTTCTATGTTTGGACGCGAGACGCCAGTAGAACTGGATTTTTTACAGGTTAAGAAGATGTAGCTATTCGCAAATGATTCGCTAATCGGGATTCGCTAATCATTCGCCAATATTTTTTTTATATGTCGCTAATGTCGTCGCTAATAAAGAATATACTCGCGAATAATTTCGCGAATAAAAAAATAATAAAAAATAAAAACCATGAGCGAAATAATTTTACCCAAAGAAAGCTATGAGTTGATGAGTGTTTTGTTCGAGGTTCATAACGAATTAGGTCCGATTTACAAAGAGAAAGATTATGCTGATACAGTTGAAAGGAAATTAATTTTAAAAAGCATTCCATATTTCAGAGAACGAAAGTTGAGTGAATTTTTTCCAAATGTTAATATTAAAGCATTGGTCCCTGATTTCGTGATAAGGATGTGTATCATATTTGATGCCAAAGCCTGGCGGAGAATAAAAGATGAGGATGTCAGGCAAATGTGTCGTTATCTAGACCAGTCAGGTTTACCTTTAGGCATCGTTGCCAATTTTAGAAGACAGAAATTAGAGTATAAAAGAATAATTAATCCTAAAAGAGATAAGGTCAGATGGCCTTAATTAGTCTTACCGATTCATTAGTGATAAGTTATCCGCATTTAAATTAGCGACATAAATAAGTACATTCGCGATTTATTCGCGAAATCGTATTAGCTAATAATTCGCGAAAAGTCTATGAGCAAACCAATCAAAACAATTATAAAACTCCAAATACCCGCAGGCAAAGCAAATCCCGCGCCGCCTGTTGGCCCGGCTTTGGGCCAGCACGGCCTTAATATTCAAGAGTTTTGCGTTAAATTCAATGATGCGACTAAAGATAAGGGCGGCGATGTTATCCCGGTGGAGATCACGGTCTATGGGGACCGAACTTATGATTTTAAATTAAAAACTTCACCAGCGGCCGAGCTAATCAAGAAAGCCGCTGGCATAAAAAAGGGTTCTGGCAAGGCGTTGACCGATAAGGTCGGTAAAATTACCCGCGCTCAACTTAAAGAAATTGCGGAAATAAAGATGCCGGATTTGAATGCTAATGATATTGATGCCGCCATGCGTATTGTTGAAGGTACGGCCAGACAAATGGGCGTGGAGATTAAGAGTTAATTTCTAATTTTCAATTTCTAATTTTCAATCAATTTTCAATTAATCAATTTTCAATTTTTTGAATAATAAATAAAGAATAATATCAGCCAAAGGCTGATGAGCCCCTGGCTCAAATAATAAATCGATGAAGAACCCCATCATCCGCACAATCTATCTCTATCTTTTCTCCCTAGTAGGTTTGGCTCTGCTGGCTATTGGCGCGTATCGTTTTGTTGATTTAGGCCTTAAAACTTGGATTTTTACTAAAGCTGACCAGGACGCGTCATCTTACATTGCTAGGCCAATTTCTCTTGGCTATGATCCTGAATTTGCCAGCATGCAGTCCATCAAAAACTGCGAAGAAAAATGTGAACTCAACGAGGTTCAAATCGCCGCGATTGATGAATGGATGCAAAATTATGAGGAGTGGAAAGAGAACGAGAAAGAGCAGGAAAAAATTGATTACACTACCCAACGCCGCCAGCGCACCGCTTCCAGTTCTTTAGCCCTGCTCATCGTCGGGCTACCCCTATATTTATATCACTGGGGGTTGATTAAGAGAGATGTGAAAAAAAGGAAAGAAGAGGAAGAGGAAGAAGAGGAAAGCTAATTTCAAAAAAAATAATCTAAAAAAGTCAGTCCTTTCTATGGGGTTGACTTTTTTATTTATTTGTGATACGATTGAATATCGTAATATTGATCTTTGAAAATTCATATTTTATACCAAGAAAGGAGGTGAACTCTCTAGTCAATCCGTCTAGTCATTCCTAAACCCCTCAAATCCAAAGAGGTAGGCCATGTATCAAGAACAGCTTGATCCGCGCCGTTTGTGCTGGAAAAAGCCGGTCTACCTTCTGGTGGTTCTGGCTTTTCTGTATTGCGTTCTTCCAATTCGGGATATCGCTTTTAGGATAGTTGATGATATTCGGAATTTTAGCGAAAACCGAATTGTGGAGGTGTTAAAGGCAGAAGCTGCTTGGCAGGTCCGAGAGAAAGTCTGCGAGAGGGCTCTGTTAAAAGGTAAAGATTATGGTCCTGAAGACTTCTTTAACGACAGGGCCGTATTGGTAACCGTCAGGAGCCAGATCAATGGCCGGATAACCGCAAGCAATATAAGCGGTCTTCCTGTTGACATTTCCAAAACCATTGACGAAACCTTGCGTGGACTTTATGAAATGGCCCATCAGAATTTTTCTAGAATGGGAGACATGGGCAGTGAAAAACTAAGCCGCGAAGAACAGGCCAGAAATAGCTGGCGGTGGCATGAAGCAGAAATAAAAGCACCATTACCTGAAGGTTTTGAGCCGTTAGCATCTTCAATAAATTGGCTTGCTTTTGGGCGATGGTTGCTCATTACCTACGTATGCTTCTTGCCCTTTGCCTTTATTCTTATCCTGTTTCAGCTTTGGCTCAAGGGTAACTGGCAGGCCATGTGGCAGGAGCCATTCCTTCGGGCTAGGTATTTCTTTTTGGCAGTCTTAGCAGGCCCAATTGGCGTTGCCATTTATAGCGGGTTTGATCCAGCTCTAAAATGGCGTTTCACCAAACTGCGAGCTGATTATTGTCGACAAGCAGGAAACTGGCGCCTAAGCCCTGCTGAAGAAAATACTCTCTGGCTCCAGGCCGAACAGCCAATCTTGAATTTTCAAGAAGCCCTTTTAAGGGTCAAGGAAATGCCGGAGCTCGTTGCCCGGAAATCAAGATTGGCAATGGCTGTTAGTTGTCTTTCAGTTGTGATCAGCTCTCCATTTCTGGCTTTTTCAACAAGCTTTGCGCTTGGCCAGAATGAGGAACGGGTCATGATTATAAAATTAGTCAACTTTAAAGAGGGAGAGGACTTAGAAAAGTTAGACTGTTTGACAGTATGGGTAGCAACAGTCATTGATTATGTGCTGCCCGCAAGACCGCAAACCACAGCGGCGAAGGTTGAGCAGACCGAGGCCCCGGCAAATCGCTGGGCGAACCGTGCATGGTTCTTGCCTCCAAGCTTAGCCCCGCCCGCTAAGCTAAAGGAGGTAGTACCATGAAACACCTATTGTTGGTAGTTGTTTTCGTCGCTTTCGTCGTCGTTGTGATCCCCATCAATGCTTATGCCCTCGTTAATATTGAGGGTGTTGGCATTCTTTCGTGGGAATCCTCCAACCCGAGCAGTTTGTCTCCTTATTTTATCAGGTTGGCATTCAAGAACCCCGAAATTGGAAAGATTGCTGGCCGAACCGTCAAATGCAAAGTAACAATGGACGGTAAGGACAGTAAGGGCATGGATTGTGCCTTGAGCCAATTTCAGATGTCATGGGAGGTCGGGAGCGACAGCAATTTTGTGGAAGAAATTTCCATTGGCCAGTTTCATTTTGGCCGCGAGCTGGAACGGTTCTTTTTAGATCAGGATCGTCCAGTCAATGTAGGCATGAAGTCCCCGTTTACGCATCGGGGAATTATGGCTACTGGAAATCTTTGGCAGTTTGGATGGGATGTCGGCGCCTGCGGCGGGAATAGCTGCCAGGCGGATAACAATAAAAATTTTGATTGGTTTGGGCGTATTAAGTATGAACCAATCAAAACGCTTGTTTTTTCCGCTTCTGCCTGGGGCGGACCACAGCCAAACAGTCATCGTCGGGCCGGAATCTTCGGCTTTGAATACGATGGCCGGCTGTTTCGGTTGCGTTCCGAGACCTCATGGTTCAGGGAAGGCAAGGAGGATTGGACTGGTGATAACTATGCCTTGGCATTATATAAAGGCTTTGGTTGGTTGGAGCCAGTCGTTTGCTGGGAGGATGATGTCGTCGGCGCTGAACACGCAAGATCGTTTAGCGCGGGCATCAATTTCCTCGGAGAGAGTATGAAGTTGCAAATTGATTGTTTATTCGGCAAAGGATTTAGTCCTTTATTTCGAACAGCAGTTGTTTGCAGCTTCTAGTTTTATAGCGCGCAGTGTGAGTAATCCTTCGGGATTCCATTGCGCGTTTTTTTATTTGACAATATTCTTAAATTTAGTATAATAAACCAATAAACGCAATAAATTAATAAATAAAACTCGTGGGAGCGCTGATTAGTCATCAGTGCGTTATTGACCCTTCGACAAGTTCGGGGTCTTCGACCACCAGGAGAAATCATTATGCGTTCAAAACACTATAAAGAACTAAAAAAACAAATTGACAAAACTAAAGTTTATCCAATTGTAGAAGCAGTGGATATTTTGAAAAAGATGGCTCGGAAAAATTTTGATGAATCAGTGGAAGTTCACATCAGGTTAGGCATTGATCCTAAAAAAGGCGAACAACAGGTTCGTGGTGCTGTTAGTTTGCCGCATAGCACCGGCAAGACCCGTCGGATTGCGGCTTTTACCAATAGTCCGGAAAAAGCTAAGCAAGCGGGTGCTACCTTGGCTGGCGGCCAAGATTTAATTGATGAGATAAAAAAGACCGAAAAGACCGATTTTGATGTGGCAGTAGCTGAACCCGCAATGATGAAGTCCATTGCCCC
This genomic interval from Patescibacteria group bacterium contains the following:
- a CDS encoding phenylalanine--tRNA ligase subunit beta → QVKEFQELPIYPSVTRDLAIITSQGIMYSDIAEVINTISPLIIQVDLFDVYTGKNIGENKRSLAFHIIFRAPDRTLESKEVDKIFEQVVKRLEQKFGAKIRD
- the gyrB gene encoding DNA topoisomerase (ATP-hydrolyzing) subunit B, producing MSNKAKTPEYSAKQITVLEGLEPVRKRPAMYIGNTAKEGLHHLVWEVVDNGIDEAMAGFCTEIVVTLLPDSTVQVTDNGRGIPVDIHKQTKVSALEVVMTKLHAGGKFGQGGYKVSGGLHGVGVSVVNALSEYMRAEVRRDGKLYAQEYRYGKPLKKVKAVGKARGTGTTIIFKPDSKTFSVLEFDFSCILDHLRQQAYLTKGVKIIINDERSDDEKSYTFYFEGGIASYARHINRNNEPKHDNIFYIDKEQDDVRVEIALQYVNEYKESTFSFANNIFTTEGGMHLIGFRTALTRVLNAYARRQGILKEKDENLSGDDVREGLTAVISVKVKEPQFEGQTKAKLGNAEVKPIVENIFADSFNFFLEEHPRDAEAIIGKALLAAQARRAARAARDSVLRKGALEGFALPGKLADCSSKDAAKSELYIVEGDSAGGCFDGDIRVALMDGRILSFKELVAENKKGKRNYCYTINNSGTIGVGLIKNPRRTKKNVKVIKVILDNDEEVVCTPYHKFMLRDGSYIEAQNLRTDMSLMPLRRKLSKIEHRITIEGYEMIYEPKRHQWVFTHVLSDRYNLENKKYSESLGDCKHHLNFNKLNNNPENIIRMTKKEHMDLHAKMVEKTILREDIKEKCRKIHQTAEYQAKISKIMSTPEMREMLSKRAKKQWENEDYKRYMIQKFLEFYNSNQEYREKSQAILNQAQKEHWSRPENRKIQARRVEKYFNEHPEVKEKFSAIAKKQWDNPNLRKWRSGKTKEQWTSDFRARRKKAYNKIYFEHSIAFMKGVLESRGGLEKYDQERTKKGDTNLLKKETFMERFFDGDENTMLEAVENYNHKIKRIVRLKKKIDVYDLEVEGTHNFALSSGVFVHNSAKQARNRNFQAILPLRGKILNVERARLDKMLANNEIKSLIIAMGTNIGEQFDISKLRYEKVIIMTDADVDGSHISTLLLTFFYRYFPEIITKGHLYLAQPPLYRAQVGRDVRWVYSDAELEKVQKEMLAGRTKSRNPSARLRTGQKINPSATRLELADKSSSGQGKSSGEEVTQGEYTTSVSIQRYKGLGEMNPSQLWDTTMDPEFRAMKQVTVEDVEKADEVFETLMGSEVGPRKRFIQTHAKSVRNLDI
- the secE gene encoding preprotein translocase subunit SecE, with protein sequence MKGISSLIEYIKDSKTELKKVTWPTRQETIKHTLMVIGVSLGVAAFLGIVDYILSTIFESFVLK
- the nusG gene encoding transcription termination/antitermination protein NusG; this encodes MPKQVLQEGRRWYILHTYSGYEENVSYNLHQRIESMDMEDKIFDILVPTERRIKIKNGKRRVVEEKIFPGYVLVEMIVTDDSWYVVRNTPNVTGFVGSGTTPTPVSEVEIKAIQKRMGVEEPKYKIDVSPGSPVKIIDGPFKTFEGKVSNIDEARGKVKVLVSMFGRETPVELDFLQVKKM
- a CDS encoding GxxExxY protein is translated as MSEIILPKESYELMSVLFEVHNELGPIYKEKDYADTVERKLILKSIPYFRERKLSEFFPNVNIKALVPDFVIRMCIIFDAKAWRRIKDEDVRQMCRYLDQSGLPLGIVANFRRQKLEYKRIINPKRDKVRWP
- the rplK gene encoding 50S ribosomal protein L11, with translation MSKPIKTIIKLQIPAGKANPAPPVGPALGQHGLNIQEFCVKFNDATKDKGGDVIPVEITVYGDRTYDFKLKTSPAAELIKKAAGIKKGSGKALTDKVGKITRAQLKEIAEIKMPDLNANDIDAAMRIVEGTARQMGVEIKS
- the rplA gene encoding 50S ribosomal protein L1, translating into MIMRSKHYKELKKQIDKTKVYPIVEAVDILKKMARKNFDESVEVHIRLGIDPKKGEQQVRGAVSLPHSTGKTRRIAAFTNSPEKAKQAGATLAGGQDLIDEIKKTEKTDFDVAVAEPAMMKSIAPIARILGTRGLMPSPKTGTVNPDIEAAVKELTGGKVNFKNDDSGNVHQLVGKVSLDKGKLFDNVKAFVEAIKKIKPAGVKGEYIKGITLCTTMGPGIKITA